In Gigantopelta aegis isolate Gae_Host chromosome 6, Gae_host_genome, whole genome shotgun sequence, the following are encoded in one genomic region:
- the LOC121374776 gene encoding uncharacterized protein LOC121374776 — protein sequence MRYSYEVIYTAGKNLTTADALSCAPVGSPQETDLLLESDATALVQSVIDGIPATQGWLVEIRMKQQQDRVCSQVARYCRDGWPAVKSKLHPDVCPFFMARDDLTVQEGLLLYRTRLVIPVELRKDILTRIHDGHQGIVKCRALAKCSVWWPGLSQQIQSMIENFAICEKERKARPEPLKPSSVPGFPWQKVRMDLFDWHASTSSETVIVHCKSIFARHGIPEVVQSDNGPQFASQKFSRFATEYGFTHETSSPHYPQANGEASRAVQTVKNFLLKAEDPYLALLNYRVTPLQCGFSPVEMSMDRCLRTRVPVVPALLTPDWPKLADMKWENADQKEVQKKNFDRRHRATTLPTLSPGDQVWIKEPTEMKGEVVKPIGPRSYAVRSSTGLRRRNRRHLNRRSSSPPPHQLINPAVSSTLPNPAEDNISMDIDPVPVMSEETESASASPSSSDEVYSVLPMVMQCLDPSDKQGLKNSSTVEFTSPKEICGSQAVLDLGNMVG from the exons ATGCGGTACAGCTATGAGGTGATCTATACAGCGGGTAAGAACCTGACAACTGCAGATGCGTTGTCTTGCGCTCCGGTTGGATCTCCCCAGGAAACTGACCTGCTGTTGGAAAGTGATGCCACAGCATTAGTACAGTCTGTGATTGATGGTATACCAGCGACCCAGGGTTGGCTAGTAGAGATCAGGATGAAGCAGCAGCAAGACCGGGTATGTAGTCAAGTCGCTCGTTACTGCAGAGATGGATGGCCTGCTGTGAAGTCCAAACTTCATCCAGATGTTTGTCCATTCTTCATGGCGAGAGACGACTTAACAGTCCAAGAAGGACTATTACTTTATCGCACTAGACTTGTCATCCCAGTGGAACTGAGGAAGGACATTTTGACCCGAATTCATGATGGCCATCAAGGCATTGTAAAATGCAGAGCTCTGGCCAAGTGTTCTGTGTGGTGGCCAGGACTATCTCAACAGATCCAGTCCATGATAGAAAACTTTGCAATCtgcgagaaagagagaaaagctAGACCTGAGCCATTGAAGCCAAGCAGTGTTCCGGGTTTCCCATGGCAGAAAGTGAGAATGGACTTGTTTGACTGGCATG CCTCGACCTCTTCAGAGACTGTTATTGTTCATTGCAAGAGTATCTTCGCACGACACGGGATTCCTGAAGTTGTTCAATCAGATAATGGACCACAATTTGCATCCCAGAAATTCAGCAGATTTGCTACAGAATATGGATTCACCCATGAAACCAGCAGTCCTCATTATCCGCAAGCTAATGGAGAAGCTTCAAGGGCTGTGCAGACGGTCAAGAATTTTCTGTTGAAAGCTGAAGACCCATATCTGGCGCTACTTAACTACAGAGTGACTCCTCTTCAGTGTGGTTTCAGTCCAGTAGAAATGTCCATGGACCGTTGCCTGAGGACGAGAGTTCCAGTCGTCCCTGCCTTGCTTACTCCTGATTGGCCTAAGCTGGCCGACATGAAGTGGGAAAATGCAGACCAGAAGGAAGTGCAGAAAAAGAACTTTGACAGGCGGCATAGAGCTACTACACTTCCAACTCTGTCACCTGGAGATCAGGTTTGGATCAAAGAACCGACTGAGATGAAGGGGGAAGTTGTGAAGCCTATTGGTCCGAGATCTTATGCAGTCAGGTCATCAACTGGGCTACGCAGAAGGAATAGGAGGCACCTAAATCGACGAAGTTCAAGTCCGCCTCCTCATCAACTGATCAACCCTGCAGTGTCATCAACCTTGCCAAACCCTGCAGAGGACAACATTTCTATGGATATCGATCCTGTACCAGTGATGTCTGAGGAGACAGAGTCCGCTTCAGCGTCGCCGTCATCTTCTGAT